In the genome of Vicia villosa cultivar HV-30 ecotype Madison, WI linkage group LG7, Vvil1.0, whole genome shotgun sequence, one region contains:
- the LOC131620904 gene encoding expansin-A13 produces the protein MSLTPFFTTTLTFFLIFTLSSTKVTSHYSSSSSQSPPSQQTSPSFTEWRSARATYYAAVDPRDTVGGACGYGDLTKAGYGMATVGLSEALFERGQICGACFELRCVEDLRWCIPGTSIIVTATNFCSPNYGFTSEGGGHCNPPNKHFVLPIDAFEKIAIWKAGNMPLQYRRIKCRREGGIRFTVTGSGIFISVLISNVAGHGDIVAVKVKGSRTGWLSMGRNWGQNWHINALLQNQPLSFEVTSSDGKTVTSYNVARKDWSFGQTFEGKQFDY, from the exons ATGTCACTTACTCCCTTCTTCACAACAACACTAACCTTCTTTCTCATCTTCACACTCTCTTCAACAAAAGTAACCTCTCACTACTCCTCCTCATCTTCCCAATCACCACCTTCTCAACAAACCTCACCATCTTTCACCGAATGGCGATCCGCACGCGCTACCTACTACGCCGCCGTCGATCCACGTGACACAGTCGGCGGCGCGTGCGGCTACGGCGACCTAACAAAAGCCGGTTACGGTATGGCTACGGTAGGTCTTAGCGAGGCTTTGTTCGAACGAGGTCAGATCTGTGGCGCGTGCTTTGAATTACGGTGTGTGGAGGATTTGCGGTGGTGTATTCCTGGAACTTCGATTATTGTTACTGCAACTAACTTCTGTTCGCCGAATTATGGATTCACGTCGGAGGGAGGTGGACATTGTAATCCGCCTAATAAGCATTTTGTACTTCCTATTGATGCGTTTGAGAAGATCGCTATATGGAAAGCTGGTAACATGCCTCTTCAGTATCGTAG GATAAAGTGCAGAAGAGAAGGTGGAATCCGATTTACAGTCACTGGTTCTGGTATTTTCATTTCAGTGCTGATCAGTAATGTTGCTGGCCATGGAGACATAGTTGCGGTGAAGGTTAAAGGGTCGAGAACGGGTTGGCTTTCAATGGGTCGGAACTGGGGCCAAAACTGGCATATAAATGCGTTACTACAAAATCAACCCCTTTCATTTGAGGTTACCAGTAGCGATGGGAAAACAGTTACATCATACAATGTTGCTCGTAAGGATTGGAGTTTTGGACAAACCTTTGAAGGAAAACAATTTGATTATTAA
- the LOC131620905 gene encoding protein ALTERED XYLOGLUCAN 9, with protein MFGAVQLGLFAACVVLFVPMGMAGWHLSRNKVLFFSGALFITLAVGVHLTPYFPSVSDFITSVKSSSVVDDVVVVEDRDSCVSLLHEIAWEVMPSKVFEPFLNNNSLNYDKFWSWSRMNSVESCEFQRLKRNDVLDLLNGSWVMVAGDSQARIFTLSLLSLVLDSERVESARSFLFKRHSDYHIVVDELGLKLDFIWAPYPNNLTNVVMEFKQKHLYPDVLVMGSGLWHMLHVTNASDYGVLLRLLKNSVASMLPVSPKFGNDEPATGSVSSVRSPHLFWLGMPTLINSMLNTQMKRERMSDVLQGEYKREVHKSSILKELGGPFQLLDIGSLSLNCGIKCTDDGMHYDEAVYEAALHVMFNALLIESHQKL; from the coding sequence ATGTTTGGTGCTGTTCAATTGGGGCTATTTGCAGCATGTGTTGTGTTGTTTGTTCCAATGGGTATGGCTGGTTGGCACTTGAGTCGTAACAAAGTACTATTCTTTAGTGGTGCACTTTTCATTACTCTTGCTGTTGGTGTTCATTTAACTCCTTATTTTCCTTCTGTTTCTGATTTCATTACATCTGTTAAATCGTCTTCTGTTGTTgacgatgttgttgttgttgaagatcGTGATTCGTGTGTTTCTTTGCTTCATGAAATTGCTTGGGAGGTTATGCCAAGTAAGGTTTTTGAACCTTTTTTGAATAACAATTCTTTGAACTATGACAAGTTTTGGTCTTGGAGTAGAATGAATTCTGTTGAATCGTGTGAGTTTCAGAGGCTTAAGAGGAATGATGTTTTGGATTTGCTTAATGGGTCTTGGGTTATGGTTGCAGGGGATTCACAAGCTAGAATCTTTACACTTTCTTTGTTGAGTTTGGTTTTGGATTCGGAGAGGGTCGAATCGGCTAGGAGTTTTTTGTTTAAAAGGCATAGTGATTATCACATTGTTGTTGATGAGTTGGGTTTGAAATTGGATTTTATTTGGGCACCTTATCCTAATAATTTGACTAATGTAGTTATGGAGTTTAAGCAGAAACATTTGTATCCTGATGTTTTGGTGATGGGTTCTGGTTTATGGCACATGCTACATGTTACAAATGCGTCTGATTACGGTGTCTTGTTGAGGTTGTTAAAAAATTCTGTGGCATCAATGTTGCCTGTTTCACCGAAATTCGGTAACGATGAACCTGCGACGGGATCTGTTTCGTCAGTTAGATCTCCGCATTTGTTTTGGTTAGGTATGCCGACTTTGATAAACTCTATGTTGAATACACAAATGAAGAGGGAGAGGATGAGTGATGTATTGCAAGGTGAGTATAAGAGGGAGGTTCATAAGAGTAGTATATTGAAGGAGCTCGGTGGTCCATTTCAACTACTTGATATAGGATCATTGAGTTTGAATTGTGGAATCAAATGTACAGATGATGGAATGCATTATGATGAAGCTGTTTATGAAGCTGCACTTCATGTTATGTTCAATGCATTGCTTATAGAATCTCATCAGAAGCTCTAA
- the LOC131620906 gene encoding autophagy protein 5 — protein MSEAQKFAWKGAIPLQIHLHESEVTTLPPPSPALVLAPRIGYLPLLVSMLKPHFSTALPPGVDTVWFEYNGLPLKWYIPTGVLFDLLCMEPERPWNLTVHFRGYPSNLLLPCEGEDSVKWSFINSLKEAAYVINGNCKNVMNMSQPDQVELWGSVLNGNLESYRRVSSKLKLETFDEQYTENIDSVSTKSEQTTGDAEAVGQVKTSRIPVRLYLWTVNEDFDDFEDAPKIDNWDKVSYINRPVEIHKEDSKYFSLTDAVKRLLPEYFPESSFVNEGDANINQSEGEEGECTHDPASSGQTPEIAEIKCVRIQGIEPSSETPFSWVVNNLMNPEYFLHMCVCLKVSEANAVQ, from the exons ATGAGTGAAGCGCAGAAGTTCGCATGGAAAGGGGCAATTCCTCTTCAAATTCATCTTCATGAATCCGAAGTCACCACTCTTCCTCCTCCATCACCCGCTCTC gttttggctCCTAGGATAGGGTACTTGCCTTTGTTGGTTTCTATGTTGAAGCCTCATTTTAGTACTGCACTTCCTCCTGGAGTAGACACAGTTTGGTTTGAGTACAATGGATTGCCTCTCAAATG GTATATACCTACCGGAGTTCTTTTTGATCTTTTATGTATGGAGCCAGAAAGGCCGTGGAATTTAACA GTACACTTTAGAGGATATCCAAGTAATTTATTGCTTCCATGTGAAGGTGAAGACAGTGTAAAATGGAGCTTTATTAACTCACTGAAAGAG GCTGCATATGTTATAAATGGAAATTGCAAGAATGTCATGAACATGTCTCAACCTGATCAGGTGGAGCTTTGGGGCTCTGTTTTAAATG GTAACTTGGAATCTTATAGACGGGTGTCCTCTAAGCTTAAGCTTGAAACTTTTGACGAGCAATATACAGAAAATATTGATTCAGTTTCCACTAAATCTGAACAAACTACCGGGGATGCTGAAGCTGTTGGACAAGTGAAGACAA GTAGGATTCCTGTTCGCTTATATTTGTGGACTGTCAACGAAgattttgatgattttgaagaTGCTCCAAAAATTGATAATTGGGACAAAGTCTCATATATCAACCGACCTGTTGAGATTCATAAGGAAGATA GTAAATACTTTAGCTTAACTGATGCGGTTAAAAGACTTCTGCCTGAGTACTTTCCGGAAAGTTCATTTGTCAACGAAGGAGATGCAAACATAAACCAAAGTGAAGGAGAAGAGGGAGAATGTACACATGATCCAGCATCATCTGGCCAAACACCTGAGATTGCAGAAATCAAGTGTGTACGCATTCAAGGAATAGAACCGAGCTcggaaacacctttttcttgGGTGGTTAACAACTTAATGAATCCTGAGTATTTTCTTCACATGTGTGTTTGTTTGAAAGTTTCAGAGGCCAATGCTGTGCAGTAG